The following coding sequences lie in one Benincasa hispida cultivar B227 chromosome 6, ASM972705v1, whole genome shotgun sequence genomic window:
- the LOC120079805 gene encoding protein CHLOROPLAST IMPORT APPARATUS 2 isoform X4, whose amino-acid sequence MSSPCISGGGRAYNFDLEIVKSPSSSWTRTSQTSSPSSTLSESSNNTQLAISTRKSRTPRKRPNQTYNEATVLLSTAYPNVFSTKHLTNPRKFTKSHDSLFCESAELLLPFRVIDSSGFLLHQPPLVHERPNSQIHSKLTNLWENRPCSSPGEIDFQPNSMEIEEIEDFDAESILDEEIEEGIDSIMGNLSVDNLETGNSTQDSCVNVNNHPRNWNCYWSPIGLGFNQKFESGFGMRKGIERTAIRGVDNGNWWRFPTVDVVEISPKLNPKPPVPAPAPSAVATKKKKKKVEKLTVIESKKAAMPLQKEKLEKSEKSEKPIPKLKPTGLLLKLNYEAVADAWSSRGSPFSDEIPGSDTAGSDVNARLAQIDLFSDGGGLLREASVLRYKEKRRTRLFSKKIRYQVRKVNADGRPRMKVWLPLAY is encoded by the exons ATGTCTTCTCCATGTATAAGTGGTGGTGGAAGAGCTTACAATTTCGATTTAGAAATTGTGAAgtctccatcttcttcatgGACAAGAACTTCACAAACTTCATCTCCTTCTTCGACTTTATCTGAATCAAGCAACAATACACAGCTTGCAATTTCAACTCGAAAATCTCGAACTCCTCGAAAACGCCCAAATCAAACCTACAATGAAGCTACAGTTCTACTCTCAACGGCGTATCCAAATGTTTTTTCTACCAAACATCTCACAAATCCACGAAAATTCACTAAATCACATGATTCTCTCTTCTGTGAATCTGCTGAATTGTTGTTGCCTTTTCGAGTTATCGATAGTTCTGGATTTCTCCTTCACCAACCTCCGCTGGTTCATGAAAGACCTAATTCCCAAATTCATTCCAAATTGACGAATCTTTGGGAAAATCGGCCGTGTTCTAGCCCTGGAGAGATTGATTTTCAACCGAATTCGATGGAGATTGAAGAGATTGAAGATTTTGATGCGGAATCGATTCTTGATGAGGAAATTGAAGAGGGTATCGATAGTATTATGGGGAATCTCAGTGTGGATAACCTAGAAACAGGTAATTCAACGCAAGATTCTTGTGTGAATGTGAATAATCATCCTCGGAATTGGAATTGTTACTGGAGTCCAATCGGGTTAGGGTTCAACCAGAAATTCGAATCTGGATTCGGAATGCGGAAGGGAATCGAACGAACAGCAATCCGAGGAGTCGATAATGGAAACTGGTGGCGATTTCCGACGGTCGACGTAGTAGAAATCTCTCCAAAACTAAATCCAAAGCCACCGGTTCCCGCACCAGCACCGTCCGCCGTAGcgacgaagaagaagaaaaagaaagtggAGAAACTTACAGTAATTGAATCGAAGAAAGCCGCAATGCCATTACAAAAGGAGAAATTAGAGAAATCAGAGAAATCAGAGAAGCCGATTCCGAAATTGAAACCTACTGGATTGCTTCTGAAATTGAACTATGAAGCCGTCGCCGACGCTTGGTCCAGCCGTGGATCTCCATTTTCCGATGAGATTCCGGGCTCCGATACGGCGGGAAGTGATGTAAAT GCCAGGCTGGCGCAGATTGATTTATTTTCGGACGGTGGAGGATTATTGAGAGAAGCCAGCGTGTTACGGTACAAGGAGAAAAGGCGGACCCGCCTGTTCTCGAAGAAGATTAGATATCAAGTTAGAAAAGTCAACGCAGATGGACGGCCCAGAATGAAGGTAT GGTTGCCGCTTGCATATTGA
- the LOC120079805 gene encoding protein CHLOROPLAST IMPORT APPARATUS 2 isoform X2: protein MSSPCISGGGRAYNFDLEIVKSPSSSWTRTSQTSSPSSTLSESSNNTQLAISTRKSRTPRKRPNQTYNEATVLLSTAYPNVFSTKHLTNPRKFTKSHDSLFCESAELLLPFRVIDSSGFLLHQPPLVHERPNSQIHSKLTNLWENRPCSSPGEIDFQPNSMEIEEIEDFDAESILDEEIEEGIDSIMGNLSVDNLETGNSTQDSCVNVNNHPRNWNCYWSPIGLGFNQKFESGFGMRKGIERTAIRGVDNGNWWRFPTVDVVEISPKLNPKPPVPAPAPSAVATKKKKKKVEKLTVIESKKAAMPLQKEKLEKSEKSEKPIPKLKPTGLLLKLNYEAVADAWSSRGSPFSDEIPGSDTAGSDVNARLAQIDLFSDGGGLLREASVLRYKEKRRTRLFSKKIRYQVRKVNADGRPRMKGRFVRRPNSSASEKRETE, encoded by the exons ATGTCTTCTCCATGTATAAGTGGTGGTGGAAGAGCTTACAATTTCGATTTAGAAATTGTGAAgtctccatcttcttcatgGACAAGAACTTCACAAACTTCATCTCCTTCTTCGACTTTATCTGAATCAAGCAACAATACACAGCTTGCAATTTCAACTCGAAAATCTCGAACTCCTCGAAAACGCCCAAATCAAACCTACAATGAAGCTACAGTTCTACTCTCAACGGCGTATCCAAATGTTTTTTCTACCAAACATCTCACAAATCCACGAAAATTCACTAAATCACATGATTCTCTCTTCTGTGAATCTGCTGAATTGTTGTTGCCTTTTCGAGTTATCGATAGTTCTGGATTTCTCCTTCACCAACCTCCGCTGGTTCATGAAAGACCTAATTCCCAAATTCATTCCAAATTGACGAATCTTTGGGAAAATCGGCCGTGTTCTAGCCCTGGAGAGATTGATTTTCAACCGAATTCGATGGAGATTGAAGAGATTGAAGATTTTGATGCGGAATCGATTCTTGATGAGGAAATTGAAGAGGGTATCGATAGTATTATGGGGAATCTCAGTGTGGATAACCTAGAAACAGGTAATTCAACGCAAGATTCTTGTGTGAATGTGAATAATCATCCTCGGAATTGGAATTGTTACTGGAGTCCAATCGGGTTAGGGTTCAACCAGAAATTCGAATCTGGATTCGGAATGCGGAAGGGAATCGAACGAACAGCAATCCGAGGAGTCGATAATGGAAACTGGTGGCGATTTCCGACGGTCGACGTAGTAGAAATCTCTCCAAAACTAAATCCAAAGCCACCGGTTCCCGCACCAGCACCGTCCGCCGTAGcgacgaagaagaagaaaaagaaagtggAGAAACTTACAGTAATTGAATCGAAGAAAGCCGCAATGCCATTACAAAAGGAGAAATTAGAGAAATCAGAGAAATCAGAGAAGCCGATTCCGAAATTGAAACCTACTGGATTGCTTCTGAAATTGAACTATGAAGCCGTCGCCGACGCTTGGTCCAGCCGTGGATCTCCATTTTCCGATGAGATTCCGGGCTCCGATACGGCGGGAAGTGATGTAAAT GCCAGGCTGGCGCAGATTGATTTATTTTCGGACGGTGGAGGATTATTGAGAGAAGCCAGCGTGTTACGGTACAAGGAGAAAAGGCGGACCCGCCTGTTCTCGAAGAAGATTAGATATCAAGTTAGAAAAGTCAACGCAGATGGACGGCCCAGAATGAAG GGGCGATTTGTGAGGAGACCTAATTCAAGCGCAAGCGAAAAGAGAGAGACAGAGTAG
- the LOC120079805 gene encoding protein CHLOROPLAST IMPORT APPARATUS 2 isoform X1, whose translation MSSPCISGGGRAYNFDLEIVKSPSSSWTRTSQTSSPSSTLSESSNNTQLAISTRKSRTPRKRPNQTYNEATVLLSTAYPNVFSTKHLTNPRKFTKSHDSLFCESAELLLPFRVIDSSGFLLHQPPLVHERPNSQIHSKLTNLWENRPCSSPGEIDFQPNSMEIEEIEDFDAESILDEEIEEGIDSIMGNLSVDNLETGNSTQDSCVNVNNHPRNWNCYWSPIGLGFNQKFESGFGMRKGIERTAIRGVDNGNWWRFPTVDVVEISPKLNPKPPVPAPAPSAVATKKKKKKVEKLTVIESKKAAMPLQKEKLEKSEKSEKPIPKLKPTGLLLKLNYEAVADAWSSRGSPFSDEIPGSDTAGSDVNARLAQIDLFSDGGGLLREASVLRYKEKRRTRLFSKKIRYQVRKVNADGRPRMKGCRLHIEMRIIAFSIVFSEALRVIPVVVIKKKSECYFAACCIIVLELFVAILRRVLDLRGSLTYHWLLRNSHS comes from the exons ATGTCTTCTCCATGTATAAGTGGTGGTGGAAGAGCTTACAATTTCGATTTAGAAATTGTGAAgtctccatcttcttcatgGACAAGAACTTCACAAACTTCATCTCCTTCTTCGACTTTATCTGAATCAAGCAACAATACACAGCTTGCAATTTCAACTCGAAAATCTCGAACTCCTCGAAAACGCCCAAATCAAACCTACAATGAAGCTACAGTTCTACTCTCAACGGCGTATCCAAATGTTTTTTCTACCAAACATCTCACAAATCCACGAAAATTCACTAAATCACATGATTCTCTCTTCTGTGAATCTGCTGAATTGTTGTTGCCTTTTCGAGTTATCGATAGTTCTGGATTTCTCCTTCACCAACCTCCGCTGGTTCATGAAAGACCTAATTCCCAAATTCATTCCAAATTGACGAATCTTTGGGAAAATCGGCCGTGTTCTAGCCCTGGAGAGATTGATTTTCAACCGAATTCGATGGAGATTGAAGAGATTGAAGATTTTGATGCGGAATCGATTCTTGATGAGGAAATTGAAGAGGGTATCGATAGTATTATGGGGAATCTCAGTGTGGATAACCTAGAAACAGGTAATTCAACGCAAGATTCTTGTGTGAATGTGAATAATCATCCTCGGAATTGGAATTGTTACTGGAGTCCAATCGGGTTAGGGTTCAACCAGAAATTCGAATCTGGATTCGGAATGCGGAAGGGAATCGAACGAACAGCAATCCGAGGAGTCGATAATGGAAACTGGTGGCGATTTCCGACGGTCGACGTAGTAGAAATCTCTCCAAAACTAAATCCAAAGCCACCGGTTCCCGCACCAGCACCGTCCGCCGTAGcgacgaagaagaagaaaaagaaagtggAGAAACTTACAGTAATTGAATCGAAGAAAGCCGCAATGCCATTACAAAAGGAGAAATTAGAGAAATCAGAGAAATCAGAGAAGCCGATTCCGAAATTGAAACCTACTGGATTGCTTCTGAAATTGAACTATGAAGCCGTCGCCGACGCTTGGTCCAGCCGTGGATCTCCATTTTCCGATGAGATTCCGGGCTCCGATACGGCGGGAAGTGATGTAAAT GCCAGGCTGGCGCAGATTGATTTATTTTCGGACGGTGGAGGATTATTGAGAGAAGCCAGCGTGTTACGGTACAAGGAGAAAAGGCGGACCCGCCTGTTCTCGAAGAAGATTAGATATCAAGTTAGAAAAGTCAACGCAGATGGACGGCCCAGAATGAAG GGTTGCCGCTTGCATATTGAGATGAGGATAATTGCATTTTCCATAGTCTTCAGTGAAGCTCTCCGTGTAATTCCAGTAGTTGTGATCAAGAAGAAGTCTGAGTGTTATTTTGCGGCATGTTGTATCATTGTTCTTGAGTTATTTGTAGCAATCTTGAGAAGAGTTCTTGACCTTAGGGGGAGTCTAACATATCACTGGTTGTTACGGAATTCTCATTCTTAG
- the LOC120079805 gene encoding protein CHLOROPLAST IMPORT APPARATUS 2 isoform X3, whose amino-acid sequence MSSPCISGGGRAYNFDLEIVKSPSSSWTRTSQTSSPSSTLSESSNNTQLAISTRKSRTPRKRPNQTYNEATVLLSTAYPNVFSTKHLTNPRKFTKSHDSLFCESAELLLPFRVIDSSGFLLHQPPLVHERPNSQIHSKLTNLWENRPCSSPGEIDFQPNSMEIEEIEDFDAESILDEEIEEGIDSIMGNLSVDNLETGNSTQDSCVNVNNHPRNWNCYWSPIGLGFNQKFESGFGMRKGIERTAIRGVDNGNWWRFPTVDVVEISPKLNPKPPVPAPAPSAVATKKKKKKVEKLTVIESKKAAMPLQKEKLEKSEKSEKPIPKLKPTGLLLKLNYEAVADAWSSRGSPFSDEIPGSDTAGSDVNARLAQIDLFSDGGGLLREASVLRYKEKRRTRLFSKKIRYQVRKVNADGRPRMKVWAICEET is encoded by the exons ATGTCTTCTCCATGTATAAGTGGTGGTGGAAGAGCTTACAATTTCGATTTAGAAATTGTGAAgtctccatcttcttcatgGACAAGAACTTCACAAACTTCATCTCCTTCTTCGACTTTATCTGAATCAAGCAACAATACACAGCTTGCAATTTCAACTCGAAAATCTCGAACTCCTCGAAAACGCCCAAATCAAACCTACAATGAAGCTACAGTTCTACTCTCAACGGCGTATCCAAATGTTTTTTCTACCAAACATCTCACAAATCCACGAAAATTCACTAAATCACATGATTCTCTCTTCTGTGAATCTGCTGAATTGTTGTTGCCTTTTCGAGTTATCGATAGTTCTGGATTTCTCCTTCACCAACCTCCGCTGGTTCATGAAAGACCTAATTCCCAAATTCATTCCAAATTGACGAATCTTTGGGAAAATCGGCCGTGTTCTAGCCCTGGAGAGATTGATTTTCAACCGAATTCGATGGAGATTGAAGAGATTGAAGATTTTGATGCGGAATCGATTCTTGATGAGGAAATTGAAGAGGGTATCGATAGTATTATGGGGAATCTCAGTGTGGATAACCTAGAAACAGGTAATTCAACGCAAGATTCTTGTGTGAATGTGAATAATCATCCTCGGAATTGGAATTGTTACTGGAGTCCAATCGGGTTAGGGTTCAACCAGAAATTCGAATCTGGATTCGGAATGCGGAAGGGAATCGAACGAACAGCAATCCGAGGAGTCGATAATGGAAACTGGTGGCGATTTCCGACGGTCGACGTAGTAGAAATCTCTCCAAAACTAAATCCAAAGCCACCGGTTCCCGCACCAGCACCGTCCGCCGTAGcgacgaagaagaagaaaaagaaagtggAGAAACTTACAGTAATTGAATCGAAGAAAGCCGCAATGCCATTACAAAAGGAGAAATTAGAGAAATCAGAGAAATCAGAGAAGCCGATTCCGAAATTGAAACCTACTGGATTGCTTCTGAAATTGAACTATGAAGCCGTCGCCGACGCTTGGTCCAGCCGTGGATCTCCATTTTCCGATGAGATTCCGGGCTCCGATACGGCGGGAAGTGATGTAAAT GCCAGGCTGGCGCAGATTGATTTATTTTCGGACGGTGGAGGATTATTGAGAGAAGCCAGCGTGTTACGGTACAAGGAGAAAAGGCGGACCCGCCTGTTCTCGAAGAAGATTAGATATCAAGTTAGAAAAGTCAACGCAGATGGACGGCCCAGAATGAAGGTAT GGGCGATTTGTGAGGAGACCTAA